A stretch of Carya illinoinensis cultivar Pawnee chromosome 14, C.illinoinensisPawnee_v1, whole genome shotgun sequence DNA encodes these proteins:
- the LOC122293372 gene encoding dirigent protein 22-like: protein MARVLPILASQIIIFFLISPSITLVAGGDQGFARTLDRKLLGLKKEKLSHFRFYWHDIYSGRNPTTVPIVRQPSNSSTGFGFVSMIDDPLTMGPKLSSKLAGRAQGFYASASQEDVGLLMVMNFAFIEGKYNGSTITVLGRNAVFSTVREMPVVGGSGLFRFARGYVQARTHTFDMKTGDATVEYNVYVLHY, encoded by the coding sequence ATGGCTAGAGTCCTTCCCATCTTGGCTTCccaaatcatcattttcttcctGATATCGCCGTCCATAACTTTAGTCGCCGGAGGAGATCAGGGCTTTGCAAGAACCCTAGACCGAAAGCTACTTGGgctgaagaaagaaaagcttaGCCACTTCCGCTTCTATTGGCATGACATTTACAGTGGCCGTAATCCCACTACTGTTCCAATCGTGCGACAGCCCTCCAACTCGTCAACAGGATTTGGCTTTGTAAGTATGATTGATGACCCTCTAACCATGGGACCAAAACTGAGCTCAAAATTGGCTGGTAGGGCGCAAGGATTCTATGCCTCTGCTTCACAAGAAGATGTTGGTCTATTAATGGTTATGAACTTTGCATTCATTGAGGGCAAGTATAATGGAAGCACCATCACCGTGCTAGGGAGGAATGCAGTGTTCAGCACCGTGAGGGAGATGCCGGTGGTCGGAGGTAGCGGCCTTTTCCGGTTTGCTAGGGGCTATGTCCAGGCCAGGACTCATACCTTTGATATGAAGACAGGCGATGCGACAGTTGAATACAACGTCTATGTGTTGCATTATTGA
- the LOC122293263 gene encoding dirigent protein 22-like, which produces MARLLPILVCPLIIFYLLSSFSTISATAEDQSYARSLDPKLLGLKKQKLSHFQFYWHDIVSGSNPTAVLVVPPPKNSSTAFGTVRMIDDPLTLGTNITSKMIGRAQGFYASASQKDLDLLMVMNFVFTEGKYNGSTITILGRNPVFNPVRELPVISGTGLFRFARGYAEIKTHMFDLNTLDAVVEYNVYVLHY; this is translated from the coding sequence ATGGCTAGACTTCTTCCCATCTTGGTTTGTCCTCTCATCATTTTCTATCTCCTCTCTTCCTTCTCTACAATTTCTGCCACCGCAGAAGACCAGAGCTATGCAAGAAGCCTAGACCCTAAGCTGCTTGGGCTAAAGAAACAAAAGCTCAGCCACTTCCAATTCTACTGGCATGACATCGTGAGTGGCTCTAATCCCACTGCTGTCCTGGTCGTGCCTCCGCCCAAAAACTCATCCACAGCCTTTGGTACAGTAAGGATGATTGATGACCCTTTAACCTTGGGAACCAACATTACCTCCAAAATGATTGGAAGGGCACAAGGGTTTTATGCCTCAGCCTCACAAAAAGACCTTGACTTATTAATGGTCATGAACTTCGTATTCACTGAAGGAAAGTACAATGGCAGCACCATCACCATCCTAGGGAGGAACCCGGTCTTCAACCCAGTGAGGGAGTTGCCGGTGATCAGTGGCACCGGCCTTTTCCGGTTTGCAAGAGGTTATGCCGAGATCAAGACCCACATGTTTGATCTCAACACGTTGGATGCCGTAGTTGAGTACAATGTCTATGTGTTGCATTATTGA
- the LOC122293906 gene encoding transmembrane protein 45B-like, with product MGTLVGHVAPGFGFFIIGLWHLFNHIKLHAQHPNSYTSPPWFPTTKVKYLELFLIMGGCSASIAMELFIGPERHQPFDPDGTIPSNHLHNFEHSSISMTFFVYAAFAIVLDRIGTKAQLGLTQLLGAIAFAQQLLLFHLHSADHVGPEGQYHMLLQIVIFVSLATTLIGIGLPKSFLVSFVRSTSILFQGIWLVVMGFMLWTPELITKGCFMHLEEGHKVVRCSGNETLHRANSLVNIQFSWFLILITIFAACLYLIMVKAYGEKPEYVSLTKEEDEEEVADDVESQKKSKFDNSNSFIQMGKAFSLGDMER from the coding sequence ATGGGTACTTTGGTGGGACATGTTGCACCAGGCTTTGGCTTCTTCATCATTGGCTTGTGGCATCTCTTTAACCACATCAAGCTCCACGCGCAGCACCCAAATTCTTACACCTCTCCCCCATGGTTTCCCACCACGAAAGTCAAGTACTTGGAGCTCTTCCTGATCATGGGAGGTTGCTCTGCCTCCATAGCCATGGAGCTCTTCATCGGCCCGGAGAGACACCAGCCTTTTGATCCTGATGGAACCATCCCCTCCAACCATCTCCATAACTTCGAGCACTCTTCTATCTCAATGACTTTCTTCGTGTACGCCGCCTTTGCTATAGTTCTTGATCGAATTGGCACCAAAGCTCAACTTGGGCTAACCCAATTGCTTGGAGCCATAGCCTTTGCACAgcagcttcttctttttcaccTTCACTCAGCTGACCACGTGGGCCCGGAAGGCCAATACCACATGCTTCTAcaaattgttatttttgtttctttagccACCACTCTCATCGGAATTGGCCTGCCTAAGAGTTTCTTGGTCAGCTTTGTAAGGTCAACCAGCATATTATTTCAAGGTATTTGGCTTGTGGTTATGGGCTTCATGCTTTGGACCCCAGAATTGATTACTAAAGGCTGTTTTATGCACCTTGAAGAGGGTCACAAAGTGGTCAGGTGCTCCGGAAACGAAACACTTCATCGAGCTAATTCATTGGTCAACATTCAATTTAGCTGGTTCTTGATTTTAATCACAATTTTTGCAGCCTGCTTGTACTTGATTATGGTTAAAGCTTATGGCGAAAAGCCAGAGTATGTTTCATTGacaaaggaagaagatgaagaagaagtcGCTGATGATGTTGAGTCCCAAAAGAAGAGCAAATTTGACAATTCAAATAGCTTTATCCAAATGGGAAAAGCCTTTTCACTTGGTGATATGGAAAGGTAG